One region of Chryseobacterium muglaense genomic DNA includes:
- a CDS encoding SUKH-3 domain-containing protein, whose amino-acid sequence MHSRSSLNKFTQKVQKQFENAGFSESNNLIKQYKEVYRFDEFPSFLKTFLSKCGSIVVLDIKSFESDVINKLTISPEYAFFEYEKYPDEDYDYYEKIIGKKIFPFGSFDPDGYRIACDSEGKIYMLGDYIFRISDNFVQGIEILITYDWSNGFYQLDEDTRNWIKNKRWDD is encoded by the coding sequence ATGCATTCAAGAAGTTCACTAAATAAATTTACACAAAAAGTTCAAAAACAATTTGAAAATGCTGGATTTTCAGAATCAAACAATCTAATCAAACAATATAAAGAAGTTTATAGGTTTGATGAATTTCCTAGTTTTTTGAAAACTTTTTTATCAAAATGTGGATCTATTGTGGTTTTAGATATAAAATCTTTTGAATCAGATGTAATAAATAAACTAACGATAAGCCCTGAATATGCTTTTTTTGAGTATGAAAAATATCCAGATGAAGATTACGACTATTATGAAAAAATAATAGGTAAAAAAATATTTCCATTTGGAAGTTTTGATCCTGATGGGTATAGAATTGCTTGTGATTCTGAGGGAAAAATATATATGCTCGGAGATTATATTTTTAGAATATCAGACAACTTTGTACAAGGGATAGAAATTTTAATTACTTATGATTGGAGTAATGGCTTTTATCAATTAGATGAAGATACAAGAAATTGGATTAAAAATAAACGATGGGATGATTAA
- a CDS encoding LysE family translocator, which produces MFELILSAIGLGFMLSLVFIGPIFFLLIETSFTRGPKHALALDFGVITADLLCIIAAYYASADIVDLIDKHPGFYRITSILILTYGIIMMVTKTKMHMPGEEKIISQNYFRTFINGFLLNLLNVGVILFWLVTVIGVRNQYPDTETLILYLAIVIATYLLIDFAKIFLSKQFHDRLTQKLANNIRKGVGVVLIIFSFFIFLQSFKMFNQFDKQLEEAEKKGLKYKNSN; this is translated from the coding sequence ATGTTTGAACTTATATTATCGGCCATTGGTCTGGGCTTTATGTTGAGCCTGGTTTTCATTGGTCCTATTTTTTTTCTTTTGATTGAAACCAGCTTCACAAGAGGTCCTAAACACGCATTAGCTTTAGATTTTGGTGTTATTACGGCAGATTTACTATGTATTATTGCAGCGTATTACGCCAGTGCAGATATTGTTGATTTAATTGATAAACATCCAGGATTTTACAGAATTACATCGATACTCATCCTTACCTACGGAATTATCATGATGGTAACCAAAACCAAAATGCATATGCCCGGAGAAGAAAAAATAATCAGTCAGAATTACTTTAGAACATTTATCAATGGTTTTTTATTAAACCTGCTCAATGTTGGGGTAATTCTTTTTTGGTTAGTAACGGTTATTGGCGTAAGGAATCAATATCCTGATACAGAAACGCTCATTCTTTACTTAGCAATTGTTATTGCAACTTATCTTTTAATAGATTTTGCTAAAATTTTTCTTTCAAAACAGTTCCACGACAGACTTACTCAAAAACTGGCAAATAATATCAGAAAAGGAGTTGGTGTCGTTTTAATTATTTTCAGTTTTTTCATATTTCTTCAGAGCTTTAAAATGTTTAATCAGTTTGATAAACAATTGGAAGAAGCTGAAAAAAAAGGATTAAAATATAAAAACAGTAATTAA
- a CDS encoding S66 peptidase family protein, translated as MKIFPKSLKKGDKIAIISPAGSVEPTQLEKGIEMIKSKGFEPVLGENLYTKFSNGYNYAGTEQQRLKDISWALNDSEISAVWASRGGYGCQHLVEDLDLKEFKKKPKWYIGYSDNTVIQSYLYKKGFASIHGQTIKTSSFGVTEESYDLLFDILKGRKPKYSLKSNQFNKKGNVEGELVGGNLALIYALLGTKYSFDFKDKILFIEDIGENFYALDRMMMSLELAGVFTKIKGLIVGGMTNMGDEKDNKQYEESFDVFANQLISERISKYNFPVVFNFPNGHIKDNRPLIIGSQVKVKVNDKVKVEF; from the coding sequence ATGAAAATATTTCCCAAATCACTTAAAAAAGGCGACAAAATTGCCATCATTTCTCCTGCTGGTTCTGTAGAGCCAACCCAATTGGAAAAAGGAATTGAAATGATTAAATCTAAAGGTTTTGAACCTGTTTTGGGTGAAAATCTTTACACCAAATTTTCAAACGGATATAATTACGCCGGAACTGAGCAACAAAGGCTGAAAGATATAAGTTGGGCTTTAAATGACAGCGAAATTTCTGCAGTTTGGGCTTCAAGAGGTGGTTATGGATGTCAACATTTGGTTGAAGATTTAGATTTAAAAGAATTTAAAAAAAAACCGAAATGGTATATCGGTTATTCTGATAATACAGTGATACAAAGTTATTTGTATAAAAAAGGTTTTGCTTCCATTCACGGGCAGACTATTAAAACATCAAGCTTTGGAGTTACCGAAGAAAGTTATGATCTGCTTTTTGATATTTTAAAAGGAAGAAAACCAAAATATAGTTTAAAATCAAATCAATTTAATAAAAAAGGAAATGTTGAAGGAGAATTGGTTGGCGGTAATTTAGCCCTAATTTATGCGCTTTTAGGAACCAAATATTCTTTTGACTTTAAAGATAAAATATTATTCATCGAAGATATTGGTGAGAATTTTTATGCACTCGATAGAATGATGATGAGCTTAGAATTAGCCGGAGTTTTTACAAAAATAAAAGGTTTAATTGTTGGTGGAATGACCAATATGGGCGACGAAAAAGACAACAAACAATATGAAGAAAGTTTTGATGTATTTGCAAATCAACTTATATCAGAAAGAATCTCAAAGTATAATTTCCCGGTTGTTTTTAATTTTCCAAATGGACATATTAAAGATAACCGACCTTTGATTATTGGAAGTCAGGTTAAGGTAAAGGTTAATGATAAGGTAAAGGTTGAATTTTAA
- a CDS encoding YraN family protein — protein MADHNELGKEAENLAAEFLLKNGYKILVRNFRYLKAEIDIIAEKDNLIIITEVKARSTDFFILPQEAVTKGKIKLIVTAANHFMEKFNKDQEVRFDIISVLPDEKGKLIIEHIPDAFEAFDAN, from the coding sequence ATGGCAGATCACAACGAATTAGGTAAAGAAGCAGAAAACCTTGCAGCAGAGTTTCTATTAAAAAACGGCTATAAAATTCTTGTGCGAAACTTTCGTTATCTAAAAGCTGAAATTGATATTATTGCTGAAAAAGATAATCTCATTATTATCACAGAAGTAAAAGCAAGATCTACTGATTTCTTTATTCTTCCGCAGGAAGCTGTTACAAAAGGAAAAATAAAATTGATTGTTACCGCAGCCAATCATTTTATGGAAAAATTTAATAAAGATCAGGAAGTAAGATTTGATATTATTTCTGTTCTTCCCGACGAAAAAGGAAAATTAATTATAGAACATATTCCAGATGCTTTTGAAGCATTTGATGCAAACTGA
- a CDS encoding SDR family NAD(P)-dependent oxidoreductase, which yields MKTILITGATSGIGKSTAELLAKQGNRIIICGRRPEVLESVKAELSELTEVFSLKFDVRNLEEVENTIASLPEEWKNIDVLINNAGNAHGLEPLSAGSTDDWDSMIDGNVKGLLYVSKTLIPMMKERNSGQIINISSVAARQTYANGVVYCATKKAVDVISEGMRIELTEFGIRVTNIQPGAVETDFSLIRFKGDQERAATVYAGYEALKAEDIADAIAYCINAPQHVTVSDMTIYPSAQSEPRTIYRKQ from the coding sequence ATGAAAACAATACTCATCACCGGAGCAACTTCCGGAATAGGAAAATCTACCGCTGAGCTTTTAGCTAAACAAGGAAACAGAATTATCATTTGTGGAAGACGACCTGAAGTTTTAGAATCTGTGAAAGCAGAATTATCAGAATTAACCGAAGTATTTAGTTTAAAGTTTGATGTTAGAAATCTTGAAGAAGTTGAAAATACGATTGCATCACTTCCGGAAGAATGGAAAAATATTGATGTATTAATTAATAACGCAGGTAATGCACATGGCTTAGAGCCACTTTCGGCAGGAAGTACAGATGATTGGGATTCTATGATTGACGGAAATGTAAAAGGACTTTTGTATGTTTCTAAAACGCTTATTCCGATGATGAAAGAAAGGAATTCCGGACAGATTATTAATATCAGTTCGGTTGCGGCAAGACAAACCTATGCAAATGGTGTGGTTTATTGTGCAACTAAAAAAGCCGTTGATGTGATTTCTGAAGGAATGAGAATAGAACTTACTGAATTCGGAATCAGAGTCACCAATATTCAGCCGGGAGCTGTAGAAACCGATTTTTCTTTAATCAGGTTTAAAGGCGACCAGGAAAGAGCGGCAACCGTTTATGCAGGTTATGAGGCTTTAAAAGCTGAAGATATTGCCGATGCGATTGCTTATTGCATTAATGCTCCACAACATGTTACAGTTTCTGATATGACGATTTATCCGAGTGCACAGAGCGAGCCGAGAACAATTTATAGAAAGCAGTAA
- a CDS encoding virulence RhuM family protein has translation MDEEIQKFLIYNTPNEKVRVDVFLQNETLWLTQKAMAKLFDVAKSTVSEHLTNIFNTEELSRGATVREFRTVQIEGDRNVTRNLEYYNLDAIISVGYRVNSSKATQFRIWATQTLKEFIIKGFVIDDERLKQGQNAFGKDYFKELLQRIRSIRASERRVYQQITDIFAECSIDYDRNSDITKNFYAIVQNKFHFAITGKTAAEIIYQKADSKEENMGLTNWKHSPDGRILKSDVIVAKNYLSEKEIQQLERTVTGYFDYIEGLIERENTFTMESLAKSVNRFLDFNEYKVLEGKGRIAKIEADKKAVSEYETFNKTQKIISDFDKEIKKLSKKDKL, from the coding sequence ATGGACGAAGAAATTCAAAAGTTTTTAATCTACAATACGCCTAATGAAAAAGTTAGGGTTGATGTTTTTTTGCAAAACGAGACACTTTGGCTCACGCAAAAGGCGATGGCAAAGTTGTTTGACGTAGCTAAATCTACAGTAAGTGAGCATCTTACCAATATTTTTAATACTGAAGAGCTAAGTAGAGGAGCAACTGTTCGGGAATTCCGAACAGTTCAAATTGAAGGTGACAGAAATGTTACCAGAAATCTTGAATATTATAATCTTGATGCTATTATTTCAGTCGGCTATCGTGTAAATTCATCAAAAGCAACACAATTTAGAATTTGGGCGACCCAAACTTTAAAGGAATTTATTATCAAAGGTTTTGTGATTGATGATGAAAGACTGAAGCAAGGCCAAAATGCATTTGGCAAAGATTATTTTAAAGAACTTCTTCAGAGAATTCGCTCCATTCGGGCAAGTGAAAGAAGAGTTTATCAGCAAATCACGGATATTTTTGCTGAATGCAGTATTGATTATGATAGAAATTCAGACATCACGAAGAACTTTTATGCAATAGTTCAGAATAAATTTCACTTTGCAATAACCGGTAAAACTGCAGCAGAAATTATCTATCAGAAAGCCGATAGTAAAGAAGAAAATATGGGCTTAACCAATTGGAAACATTCCCCTGACGGAAGAATTTTAAAATCTGATGTAATTGTTGCCAAAAATTATTTATCTGAGAAAGAAATTCAACAATTAGAACGGACTGTTACTGGTTATTTTGATTACATCGAAGGTTTAATTGAGAGAGAAAATACTTTTACAATGGAATCTTTAGCAAAAAGTGTCAATAGGTTTTTAGATTTTAACGAATATAAAGTCTTAGAAGGAAAAGGAAGAATTGCGAAAATTGAGGCTGATAAAAAAGCTGTTTCTGAGTATGAGACTTTCAATAAGACACAGAAGATCATTTCAGATTTTGATAAGGAAATTAAAAAACTAAGTAAAAAAGATAAGTTATAG
- the tsaB gene encoding tRNA (adenosine(37)-N6)-threonylcarbamoyltransferase complex dimerization subunit type 1 TsaB codes for MKILYLETSSKNCSVAISDGEKLLCSTEEVSENYKQSESLHIFVEWALEGANLSMKDIEAISLGKGPGSYTGLRIGAASAKGFCYGLKIPLIAVNSMESMIEPFLGQNYELIIPLVDARRMEVYTAAYDGISGEELTQTEAKVLDENSFEELKDKKVLFVGDGALKAKEILQLPNAEFNTEIYPSAQYLIKKTLEKIKNKDFEDIAYFEPFYLKDFHGVKKKAKSEE; via the coding sequence ATGAAAATACTATATCTCGAAACGTCCTCGAAAAACTGTTCTGTAGCCATTTCGGATGGTGAAAAATTGCTTTGCTCCACAGAAGAAGTTTCAGAAAACTATAAACAGAGCGAATCGCTGCACATTTTTGTAGAATGGGCTTTGGAAGGTGCCAACTTATCGATGAAAGATATTGAAGCTATTTCTTTGGGAAAAGGACCAGGTTCTTATACCGGTTTGAGAATCGGAGCTGCATCTGCGAAAGGTTTTTGCTACGGACTTAAAATTCCTTTGATTGCAGTAAATTCCATGGAAAGTATGATAGAGCCTTTTTTAGGACAAAACTATGAATTAATCATCCCTTTAGTCGATGCAAGACGAATGGAGGTTTATACTGCTGCTTATGACGGAATTTCGGGCGAAGAACTTACTCAGACTGAAGCTAAAGTTTTAGATGAAAATTCTTTTGAGGAATTAAAAGATAAAAAAGTACTTTTCGTAGGAGACGGAGCATTAAAGGCAAAAGAAATATTACAACTTCCGAATGCAGAGTTTAATACAGAAATATATCCTTCTGCTCAGTATTTAATAAAGAAAACTTTAGAAAAAATAAAGAATAAAGACTTTGAAGATATTGCTTACTTCGAGCCTTTTTATCTGAAAGATTTTCACGGAGTAAAGAAAAAAGCAAAAAGCGAAGAATAA